Genomic segment of Candidatus Methylomirabilota bacterium:
CGCTCTCGCTGGAACGACGCCGAGGCCCGAGACCTCGCCCCGCTCGACCTGCTCGTCTACGCCTCCCGCCTGATCGGCGCCGAGACCTCGCTGGTCGTCTGGGGCGGCGGGAACACCTCGATCAAGACGGTCGAGCGTGATCATCGCGGCCACGACGTCGACGCGCTGCGGGTCAAGGGCAGCGGCTCGGACCTCAAATCGATCCAGCCCAAAGACTTCCCCGGCGTCCGCATGGACGACATCCGCGCGCTGCTGGGTCGCGAGGACATGGGCGACCAGGAGATGGTGGACTACCTGGCGCGCGGATTGATGGATATCGGCGGTCCCCGGCCGTCGATCGAGACCCTGCTCCACGGCTTCCTGCCCGCGTTCGCCGTCCTCCACACCCACGCCGACGCGATCGTGTCGCTCACCAACAACGACCGCTGCCGCGAGGTGCTGACCGGCGTCTACGGCAAGGACGTCATCGCGCTCGCGTATCGCCGGCCCGGCTTCCGCATCTCCAAGGAGGTGGCCGACGCGATCGCCGAGCACCCGGAGCCCAAGGCGGTCGTCCTGGAGCGCCACGGCACCATCACCTGGGGAGCGACGGTCCGGGAGGCCTACGAGGCCACGATCGAGCTGATCACGCGCGCCGAGGAGGCGATCGCCGAGCGGAAGCAGGGACGCACGCTCTTCGGGGGTCCGCGGGTGCCGGTGCTGGCGCCTCTGCGGCGGCGCGAGGTCGCGCTGGCGGTGGCGCCGCGCCTCCGCGGTCTGCTGAGCCGCCACCGCCGGGCGATCGTGACGTTCGACGACACGCCGACAGTCGCGGAGTTCGTCTCGTCCGTCGACGCGCCCGCGCTGTCGCAGGTGGGGCCGGCGACGCCCGACCACACCATCTACACCAAGCGACTGCCGTGCGCGGTGAGACTCGACGAGACCGGCGACGCCGGCGCCGTCACCGAGGCGATCGAGCGGAGCCTCGCCGAGTTCGAGCGGGACTACACGCGCTACTTCGAGGAGCACCGGTTCGAGGGCGCCCAGCTCACCGATCCGCTTCCGCGCATCGTGCTCGTGCCCGGTCTGGGGATGTTCACGGCCGGACGGGACCGCCGCACGGCCGGGATCGTGCGCGACATGTATCACCACACCATCGACGTCATCGGCCACGCCTCCGCCTTCGGCCGCTACGTGTCGCTCACGGCCCGGGACGCCTTCGACGTCGAGTACTGGCCGCTCGAGCTCTACAAGCTGACGCTGGCTCCGCCCGAGAAGGAGCTGGCGCGCCGCATCGCGCTGGTGACCGGCGGCGCCTCCGGCATCGGCCGCGCCGTCGCCCGCCGCCTGGCGGCGGAAGGGACGCACGTCGTCGTGGGCGACGTGGACGAGGCCGGCGCGCGGAAGACGGCCGAAGAGATCACGGCGGCCGCCGGAAGCGGGCGCGCCCGGGGCCTCATGATGGACGTGACCAGCGAGGCCTCGGTGCGCACGGCCTTCGAGGCGGCCGCGCTCGAATACGGCGGGCTCGACATCCTCGTCTCCAACGCGGGCATCGCCCACTCGGCGCCGGTGGCGGAGATGGCGTTGGCCGACTGGGAGCGGTCGTTCGCCGTGAACGCGACCGGACATTTCCTGGTGGCGCGGGAGGCGATGCGGATCCTGATCCGTCAGGGACTGGGCGGCGCGCTGGTTTTCGTGGCCACCAAGAACGTGATGGCGCCCGGCAAGGACTTCGCCGCCTACTCGGCGGCGAAGGCGGCCGAGGCTCAGCTGGCCAAGGTGCTCGCCCTGGAGGGCGCCCCCTACCGCATCCGCTCGAACATCGTGCACCCTGACGCCGTCTTCCAGGACTCGCGCCTCTGGTCGGACGAGGTGCGGCGCCAGCGGGCGGCCGCCCAGAGCATCGCCGTCGACCAGCTCGAGGACTTCTATCGCCAGCGCAACCTGCTGGGCGTGAGGATCCTGCCCGAGGACGTCGCCGAGGCGGTGCTGTTCCTCGCCTCCGACCGCTCGGCCAAGACGACCGGCTGCTCGATCACGGTGGACGGCGGGGTCCGCGAGGCCTTCCCCCGGTGACCTCGTTCGGCGCCTCCCTGTCGCTCCACCCTCCCCAGGAGCAGTTCGGGCTGGTGCGCCGCGTGGAGGCCCTCGGGTTCGACTCGGTGTGGTGCGGCGATCACGTATCCTTCAACCTGCCGCTCTACGAGTCGCTCACCCTGCTGGCGTCGTACGCCGGCATCACCACCCGCATCAGGCTCGGCACCGCGGTCTATCTGCTCGCGCTGCGCCCGCCGGCGGTCGCCGCCAAGGTCACCGCCACGCTCGACGTGCTCTCGGGCGGCCGGCTGATCTTCGGCGTCGGGGTGGGCGGCGAGAACCCCAAGGAATTCGAGGCCTGCGGCGTGCCGCACCGGGAGCGGGGCGCGCGCGTCTCCGAGGCGATCGACGTCGTGCGCGCTTTCTGGCGTGACACGCCGGCGACCTTCAAAGGGCGCTTCACCCAGTTCGAGAACGTCTCGATCGATCCCAAGCCCGTGCAGAAGCCCGGCCCGCCCATCTGGGTCGGCGGCCGCTCGGACGCGGCGCTGGCGCGCGCCGGCCGGCAGGGCGACGGCTGGGTCTCTTACGTCGTGACGCCCGAGCGCTACACGCAGAGCCTGGCCAAGATCCACGCCGCCGCCGCTGCGCACGGCCGCGCCCTCGACGGCTTCGTCACCGCGCACCTGGCCTTCATCACGGTGGGGCGCGACCACGAGCGCGCGCGGGCGGCGTGGGTGACCCGCCTCAGCCGGCGCTACGCCCAGGACTTCGCCCCGCTCGCCGACAAGTACGGCGTCATCGGCACGCCCGAGCAGTGCGCCGCCCAGATCGAGCGGTTCCGCGCCGCCGGCTGCACGTACTTCCTGCTCAACCCGATCTGCGAGCCCTCCGAGGAGCGCGAGCAGCTGGAGATGATCGCGGCGGAGATCCTGCCCCGCTTCCGCCCGCGCTGAGCCGATGGCCGCGAAGCCCCAAGAGTGCCGGGCCCGCGTCAGCGGCGTGCGCGCGCTGACGCCCGAGATCCTCGAAGCCGACCTCGACATCCAGGACCCGCCGGCGCTCGAGTTCGAGGCCGGACAGTGGGTGTCGATTCCGTTCGGGCCCAAGACCGTGCGCGCCTACTCGGTCGCCTCCACCCCCCAGTCGCCCAAGCGGATCACGCTGTGCGCCGACGTGGCGCCGGGCGGGATCGGCTCGGAGTGGTTCCGCGCCCTGAAGCCGGGGGACGAGGTGCGGTTCAAGGGCCCGCTGGGCGGCTTCGTCTTCACGCGCGCCGACCGCCGGCGTCCGCTCTTCGTCGCCGAGGAGATCGGCATCGTGCCGATCCGCTCGATCCTCACGGAGCTATACGGGACCGGGTTCGGCCGCCCGGCCACGCTCATCTACTGGGCGCGGAATCCGGGGTGGCTCGCCTACGACGCCGAGTTTCGGTCGCTCACCCGCCGGTTTCCGGCGTTCGCGTATCATCCGATCGTCGGGAACGCCGACCGGGGGTGGACGGGCGAGCAAGGT
This window contains:
- the rhaD gene encoding bifunctional rhamnulose-1-phosphate aldolase/short-chain dehydrogenase, translated to MRSRWNDAEARDLAPLDLLVYASRLIGAETSLVVWGGGNTSIKTVERDHRGHDVDALRVKGSGSDLKSIQPKDFPGVRMDDIRALLGREDMGDQEMVDYLARGLMDIGGPRPSIETLLHGFLPAFAVLHTHADAIVSLTNNDRCREVLTGVYGKDVIALAYRRPGFRISKEVADAIAEHPEPKAVVLERHGTITWGATVREAYEATIELITRAEEAIAERKQGRTLFGGPRVPVLAPLRRREVALAVAPRLRGLLSRHRRAIVTFDDTPTVAEFVSSVDAPALSQVGPATPDHTIYTKRLPCAVRLDETGDAGAVTEAIERSLAEFERDYTRYFEEHRFEGAQLTDPLPRIVLVPGLGMFTAGRDRRTAGIVRDMYHHTIDVIGHASAFGRYVSLTARDAFDVEYWPLELYKLTLAPPEKELARRIALVTGGASGIGRAVARRLAAEGTHVVVGDVDEAGARKTAEEITAAAGSGRARGLMMDVTSEASVRTAFEAAALEYGGLDILVSNAGIAHSAPVAEMALADWERSFAVNATGHFLVAREAMRILIRQGLGGALVFVATKNVMAPGKDFAAYSAAKAAEAQLAKVLALEGAPYRIRSNIVHPDAVFQDSRLWSDEVRRQRAAAQSIAVDQLEDFYRQRNLLGVRILPEDVAEAVLFLASDRSAKTTGCSITVDGGVREAFPR
- a CDS encoding LLM class flavin-dependent oxidoreductase, whose translation is MTSFGASLSLHPPQEQFGLVRRVEALGFDSVWCGDHVSFNLPLYESLTLLASYAGITTRIRLGTAVYLLALRPPAVAAKVTATLDVLSGGRLIFGVGVGGENPKEFEACGVPHRERGARVSEAIDVVRAFWRDTPATFKGRFTQFENVSIDPKPVQKPGPPIWVGGRSDAALARAGRQGDGWVSYVVTPERYTQSLAKIHAAAAAHGRALDGFVTAHLAFITVGRDHERARAAWVTRLSRRYAQDFAPLADKYGVIGTPEQCAAQIERFRAAGCTYFLLNPICEPSEEREQLEMIAAEILPRFRPR
- a CDS encoding FAD-binding oxidoreductase, with amino-acid sequence MAAKPQECRARVSGVRALTPEILEADLDIQDPPALEFEAGQWVSIPFGPKTVRAYSVASTPQSPKRITLCADVAPGGIGSEWFRALKPGDEVRFKGPLGGFVFTRADRRRPLFVAEEIGIVPIRSILTELYGTGFGRPATLIYWARNPGWLAYDAEFRSLTRRFPAFAYHPIVGNADRGWTGEQGDATRAVDRLMPEVNGVVAYVSGGGEMINRVRDVLVAKGLDRKAVKWEKFW